The following proteins are co-located in the candidate division WOR-3 bacterium genome:
- a CDS encoding NUDIX domain-containing protein, whose amino-acid sequence MISFEREVKFCPYCGHPIEKKEENGRLRYYCSNCNLFLYKNPVPVVVIVVSNDVGEVLLIKRKEEPQKGKWALPSGFIEIGEEPEEAALRELYEETGLKVEKLTLINVYEQKSKRYESVLVIAYLGFSSEEPKPGDDAEEAKFFPIGELPEIPFESHLKALKDSLNFI is encoded by the coding sequence ATGATAAGCTTTGAAAGGGAAGTTAAATTTTGCCCTTACTGTGGACACCCTATAGAGAAAAAGGAAGAAAACGGACGGTTACGATACTACTGCAGTAACTGTAATCTCTTTCTTTACAAAAATCCCGTGCCCGTTGTGGTAATTGTCGTTTCTAATGACGTCGGCGAAGTGCTCCTAATCAAACGGAAAGAGGAACCCCAAAAGGGGAAATGGGCACTACCATCGGGATTTATTGAAATCGGCGAAGAACCTGAGGAGGCGGCATTAAGGGAACTTTATGAAGAAACGGGATTGAAAGTAGAAAAACTCACGCTTATAAACGTTTATGAACAGAAAAGCAAAAGGTACGAAAGCGTCCTTGTAATTGCTTACCTTGGTTTTTCCTCTGAGGAACCAAAACCTGGAGACGATGCAGAAGAGGCTAAATTTTTCCCCATTGGAGAATTACCCGAGATACCTTTTGAATCACACTTAAAAGCTTTAAAGGATTCACTAAACTTTATCTAA
- a CDS encoding tetratricopeptide repeat protein, giving the protein MEDIKSKLIQRIASHIKDFQYDDALKDIKTYWRAFRGKDKERILFLKGYLSLKTGKPEEARKIFSRLLKNAPNKSIYHFFLGLSNMELVDYKESLENFSRALSISPESFEYLKNYGWSMVMLGKKKGLSILKKLYDKNSEDVDLLVKYIFALLKFNKVNQAKWLSEIALRKYQDEELQDLLGAIKDFHSYESTFLSENEEKVLLLLQLKSGLESEVLDGLTILFLTLKDGAFKRIVKPHPWAAALEIAGRLILGDGKVNVREICEKYNVKEKQVDRILKKILEAGVY; this is encoded by the coding sequence ATGGAAGATATTAAGTCAAAGTTAATACAACGTATTGCCTCTCACATTAAAGACTTTCAATATGATGATGCTTTGAAAGATATTAAAACTTATTGGAGGGCCTTTAGAGGTAAAGACAAAGAGCGAATTCTTTTTCTTAAAGGGTATCTGAGTTTAAAGACTGGAAAGCCAGAAGAGGCGAGAAAGATTTTCTCTCGGCTTTTAAAAAACGCCCCTAATAAGTCTATATATCACTTTTTCCTTGGACTTTCCAATATGGAGCTCGTAGACTACAAGGAAAGCTTAGAAAACTTTTCTCGCGCTCTCTCCATATCTCCCGAAAGCTTTGAGTATTTAAAGAATTACGGGTGGTCGATGGTTATGCTGGGTAAAAAGAAAGGCTTATCGATTCTCAAGAAACTTTACGACAAAAATTCTGAAGATGTAGATTTGCTTGTGAAGTACATTTTTGCACTTTTGAAATTTAATAAAGTAAACCAGGCAAAGTGGCTTTCAGAAATTGCATTAAGAAAGTATCAGGATGAAGAGTTACAGGATTTACTTGGTGCTATAAAAGATTTTCATTCCTATGAAAGTACGTTCCTCTCTGAAAATGAGGAAAAAGTGCTACTACTCCTCCAGCTAAAATCGGGTCTTGAATCTGAAGTTTTGGATGGTTTGACCATCCTCTTTCTCACATTGAAAGACGGCGCTTTTAAAAGGATAGTGAAGCCTCACCCCTGGGCTGCTGCCCTTGAAATTGCAGGACGCTTGATATTAGGTGATGGCAAGGTCAATGTAAGAGAAATTTGTGAAAAATATAATGTTAAGGAGAAGCAAGTGGATAGGATTTTAAAGAAGATTTTAGAAGCGGGGGTTTATTAA
- the pgeF gene encoding peptidoglycan editing factor PgeF: protein MTRIWQLKNLSKELYLQFLIEKPFAIYFSTKRIADIHRTLNLVPYVELEQIHSKNIWKVDSPVPPKELSGDGLITSKPGLYLVIKVADCYPLFIIDPLNIACGVFHVGWRGLKEGIVEEAVSKFTEYFHSQPENLIAVFGPGIKAENYEVGEEFKGYFPGSVIEKNSKYYFDIFQVAANKLKRQGVKEIYGPPADTFSNPDLFHSKRRDVELKGLNRAIIGIEKDLSLQTLIEDSAYNL from the coding sequence ATGACGAGGATCTGGCAGCTAAAAAATTTATCCAAAGAGCTATACTTACAATTCCTCATAGAGAAGCCTTTTGCAATCTACTTTTCCACTAAAAGAATAGCAGATATTCATCGCACTTTGAACCTTGTCCCTTACGTAGAATTGGAGCAGATTCATTCAAAAAACATATGGAAGGTAGACTCTCCTGTACCTCCCAAAGAGCTCTCCGGCGACGGACTTATAACTTCAAAACCCGGGCTTTATCTCGTCATTAAAGTGGCAGATTGTTATCCTCTTTTTATTATTGATCCACTGAATATAGCCTGTGGTGTGTTTCACGTGGGATGGCGTGGGTTAAAGGAGGGAATCGTAGAGGAGGCTGTAAGTAAATTTACCGAGTATTTTCACAGTCAGCCAGAGAATCTTATTGCGGTGTTTGGGCCAGGCATAAAGGCTGAAAACTATGAGGTAGGCGAAGAGTTCAAAGGTTATTTTCCAGGCTCTGTTATCGAGAAAAACTCCAAATATTACTTTGACATTTTTCAAGTTGCCGCTAATAAGCTTAAAAGGCAGGGGGTTAAGGAGATTTACGGCCCTCCTGCAGATACCTTCTCCAATCCTGATCTCTTCCACTCAAAGAGAAGGGACGTAGAATTAAAAGGATTAAATAGGGCCATCATTGGTATTGAAAAGGATTTGAGCTTACAGACTCTTATTGAAGATAGTGCCTACAATTTGTAG
- a CDS encoding OmpA family protein: MKKSIVYILLTILVVQGGYAQYGFTVNNNLFFTEDPNLIPFGTLSVEPLKTVFSYGNSDTASYTTYSLYNTLRFNVLDYIELGVSIPFLIDRMAKGSQVYFSRGRGDILVNIKYNYPVSENFAFAISSYLSIPFGRTRTVEIDSARPDTMFQGGILRDFTTTSYDYGVKFIGGAKVRDFSFNLNYGYYSSYRHLLTKNPPEFHLLGASVTYNFANFTPFAELLLGFYSKGNFGKAPSYLSLGTKFDINPFLDAKFSLGFPLVKREPISPVTPDDSSYPGLISSFPNYREGVVLSFGVGVKNIVYNKRSTAKLTVIVKDRSTQEFVENCRIKVGTRDYFSPSGVLYIPSVKSGVQNLKVFADGYVDVDKFIEIEGNTNTKIEVLLVKKSIPVVLRVKNSKMEILKSAVALISVEEGVNTVMADSNGAIRYVMDRSKPLSIYVSAPGYLGENFYIDPSLERDSVVIDVVLKEEKDEVAVLPIIYFDVGSYRIKKEFFPFLDIVGRYLVNHPDYKLEIIGHASAEGPERFNQVLSLRRAEACKKHLVMRYKIEPGRILVKGFGKDVPAVPNTTEYQRSINRRAEFRLIPPEK; this comes from the coding sequence ATGAAAAAATCCATTGTTTATATATTGTTGACAATTTTGGTAGTTCAGGGCGGATACGCCCAGTATGGCTTTACGGTCAACAATAACCTGTTTTTCACCGAGGATCCTAACTTAATACCCTTTGGAACGTTATCCGTCGAACCCCTTAAGACTGTTTTTTCCTATGGGAACAGCGACACTGCCTCTTATACGACCTACAGTCTATATAACACGTTAAGATTTAATGTCCTTGATTATATAGAGCTCGGAGTGTCGATACCATTTTTAATAGACAGAATGGCAAAAGGTTCCCAGGTCTACTTTTCCAGGGGACGGGGCGATATTTTGGTCAACATAAAGTATAACTATCCTGTTAGTGAGAATTTCGCCTTTGCCATATCTTCCTACCTTTCGATACCCTTTGGCCGTACAAGAACGGTCGAGATTGATTCTGCAAGGCCAGATACCATGTTTCAGGGTGGGATCTTACGCGATTTTACGACAACCTCCTACGATTATGGAGTTAAATTCATAGGAGGTGCAAAGGTTAGGGACTTCTCCTTTAATCTAAACTATGGTTATTATTCCTCCTACAGGCATCTTTTAACCAAAAATCCACCAGAATTTCATCTCTTAGGTGCTTCAGTGACCTACAACTTTGCTAATTTCACACCTTTTGCAGAGCTTCTGCTTGGATTTTACAGCAAGGGGAACTTTGGTAAGGCCCCTTCTTATTTAAGTCTTGGTACAAAGTTTGATATCAATCCTTTCCTTGACGCAAAATTCTCCCTTGGTTTCCCCCTTGTCAAAAGAGAACCCATTAGCCCTGTGACACCCGACGATTCAAGTTACCCGGGTTTAATATCGAGTTTTCCCAATTATAGAGAGGGGGTTGTATTGTCTTTTGGGGTAGGGGTTAAGAATATCGTTTACAACAAGCGCTCTACTGCGAAGTTAACAGTGATAGTGAAGGATCGTTCTACGCAGGAGTTTGTTGAAAACTGCCGGATCAAAGTAGGCACGAGGGATTACTTCTCACCGTCAGGGGTATTGTATATTCCCTCGGTGAAATCAGGAGTTCAGAATTTAAAGGTTTTTGCAGATGGATACGTGGATGTGGATAAGTTTATTGAAATCGAGGGGAACACTAACACAAAGATTGAAGTATTGCTGGTTAAAAAATCCATTCCCGTGGTTTTAAGGGTTAAAAATAGCAAAATGGAGATTCTGAAATCCGCAGTAGCTTTAATTTCGGTCGAGGAAGGGGTAAACACAGTGATGGCTGATTCTAACGGTGCAATTCGATACGTTATGGATAGAAGCAAACCATTGAGCATCTATGTCTCTGCCCCTGGCTACTTAGGAGAGAACTTTTACATAGACCCCTCCCTGGAGAGGGATTCTGTCGTAATTGATGTAGTTCTTAAGGAAGAAAAAGACGAAGTAGCCGTTTTGCCGATTATTTACTTTGATGTTGGAAGTTACAGAATTAAAAAGGAATTCTTCCCCTTCTTAGATATTGTGGGTAGGTATTTAGTGAACCATCCCGATTACAAGCTTGAAATAATAGGACATGCGTCGGCAGAAGGGCCTGAGAGGTTCAATCAAGTTTTGAGCTTGAGAAGGGCTGAGGCCTGCAAGAAGCACCTCGTGATGCGTTACAAAATAGAACCTGGTAGAATTCTTGTAAAGGGTTTTGGAAAAGATGTCCCTGCAGTTCCTAACACGACTGAATATCAAAGGAGTATCAACAGGAGGGCGGAGTTCAGACTGATACCCCCTGAGAAATAA
- the prfA gene encoding peptide chain release factor 1 — MSVNLEELKNRMAEIELKLATSLSDEERRTLLQEYKKIQPIVEKLEEKDKLEKELSDIEEILGEEKDENLREYLEAEKEKLTARLKELETEIKRLLLPEDPDDPKTAIVEIRAGTGGDEAALFAADLFKMYLKYAEKKRFKVTIIDSHPTPLGGYKEISFIVEGPYAYRLLKYESGVHRVQRIPITETGGRIHTSTASVVVLPEVEEAEIEINTEDLRIDTFRAGGPGGQYVNMTDSAVRITHIPTGIVVVCQDERSQHKNKAKALRLLRAKLKDLEQKKMEEELRIKRKTYIGTGDRSEKIRTYNFPQNRVTDHRIDLTVYRLDDILNGDLDLIVEKLLEAEEKAKLEAQGTL; from the coding sequence ATGAGTGTTAATCTTGAAGAATTAAAGAACAGGATGGCAGAAATTGAGCTTAAACTGGCTACCTCCCTTTCTGATGAGGAGAGGAGGACCTTATTGCAGGAGTACAAGAAGATTCAACCCATTGTTGAAAAGCTGGAAGAGAAGGACAAGTTAGAAAAAGAACTTTCCGATATTGAGGAAATTCTGGGAGAAGAAAAGGATGAGAACCTAAGGGAATATCTTGAGGCTGAAAAGGAGAAGCTTACAGCGAGGCTAAAGGAATTGGAGACAGAAATCAAAAGGCTTCTTTTACCAGAGGACCCCGATGACCCTAAAACTGCTATAGTTGAAATTAGGGCTGGAACAGGGGGAGATGAGGCAGCACTCTTTGCAGCCGACCTCTTTAAGATGTATTTGAAGTACGCGGAGAAGAAGCGTTTTAAAGTTACAATCATTGACTCCCATCCCACACCCCTTGGTGGCTATAAGGAGATTTCCTTTATTGTTGAGGGGCCCTATGCTTACAGACTATTAAAATACGAATCAGGGGTTCACAGGGTGCAAAGAATCCCCATTACCGAGACTGGTGGAAGGATTCATACATCAACTGCCAGTGTTGTGGTTTTGCCCGAGGTAGAAGAGGCAGAGATAGAAATTAACACTGAGGATTTGCGAATTGATACCTTTCGTGCTGGAGGCCCTGGTGGTCAGTATGTAAATATGACCGATTCTGCGGTTCGAATTACCCATATCCCTACGGGCATTGTGGTTGTATGCCAGGATGAACGGTCTCAGCACAAAAATAAGGCAAAGGCATTAAGGCTCCTTAGGGCTAAATTAAAGGACCTCGAACAGAAAAAGATGGAAGAGGAATTGCGAATAAAGAGAAAAACTTACATAGGTACAGGTGACAGAAGCGAAAAGATAAGAACTTACAATTTTCCGCAAAATAGGGTTACTGACCACAGGATAGACCTCACCGTTTACAGGTTAGACGACATTTTGAACGGAGATCTCGACCTCATTGTTGAGAAGCTTCTTGAAGCTGAGGAAAAAGCGAAACTTGAGGCTCAGGGAACTTTATAG
- a CDS encoding HemK/PrmC family methyltransferase — translation MRLRELYSYLIGVISQVSREAKAEAKWIIEEVFENKFDFLILENPEVSKELSRIHTIVERRVKDRIPLQYIFKKAFFFGFELYVDERVLIPRYDTEVVVEYVLNTFNGKVVRWLDLGTGSGAIALVLEKHLNGFGVASDLSLDALRVARRNLTKYGVKVPLLRADVLSAFKESCFDLIVTNPPYIPYKERSNLSPEVLSEPPSALFGGEFGHELTERILSESLRVLVPGGSIIIETSPMCFEALQRSEEWNFFILTKEIYDLSGELRGIHLVRKS, via the coding sequence TTGAGGCTCAGGGAACTTTATAGTTATCTTATCGGAGTTATCTCTCAGGTCTCACGGGAGGCAAAGGCTGAAGCAAAATGGATTATTGAAGAAGTTTTCGAAAATAAATTTGATTTTTTGATTTTGGAAAATCCCGAAGTTAGCAAGGAACTTAGCAGAATTCACACCATTGTAGAAAGAAGAGTGAAAGATCGTATCCCCCTCCAGTACATATTCAAAAAGGCCTTCTTCTTCGGATTCGAACTTTATGTGGATGAAAGGGTTTTGATTCCAAGATACGACACCGAGGTGGTTGTAGAGTATGTGCTTAATACCTTTAATGGTAAAGTAGTCCGTTGGCTTGACTTGGGTACGGGAAGTGGAGCGATAGCCCTTGTGCTGGAAAAACATTTAAACGGCTTTGGTGTGGCGTCGGACCTTTCCCTGGACGCTTTAAGGGTAGCAAGGAGGAACCTGACTAAATATGGTGTAAAAGTTCCTTTATTGAGGGCGGATGTTCTTTCTGCTTTTAAAGAGTCATGTTTTGATCTAATAGTGACAAATCCTCCTTATATTCCCTACAAAGAACGTTCGAATCTTTCTCCGGAGGTTCTTTCCGAACCCCCATCTGCTCTCTTTGGAGGCGAGTTTGGTCATGAACTCACGGAGAGAATCCTATCTGAATCCCTTCGAGTTTTGGTTCCTGGTGGTAGCATTATAATTGAAACATCACCAATGTGCTTTGAAGCTTTGCAGAGAAGTGAAGAGTGGAATTTTTTTATTTTAACAAAGGAAATATACGACCTGTCCGGTGAATTGAGGGGTATTCATCTCGTTAGAAAATCCTGA